The Streptomyces rubrogriseus genomic sequence GAGCGCGGCGTGGAGTTCTCCACGTACGCGACGCCCACGGTCGTCGGCGAGATCAAGCGGCACTTCCGGGACAAGGGCTGGGCGGTGCGGGTCCCGCGCCGGCTCCAGGAGCTGCGGCTGGCCCTGACGACGGCCACGGCGGAGCTGTCCCAGCTGCACGGCCGCTCCCCCACGGTCCACGAGCTGGCCGAGAAGCTGTCGATCTCGGAGGAGGAGGTCCTGGAGGGCCTGGAGTCGGCCAACGCGTACTCCACGCTGTCCCTGGACGTCCCGGACACCGACGACGAGTCACCGGCGGTCGCCGACACCCTCGGTGCCGAGGACGAAGCCCTGGAGGGGGTCGAGTACCGGGAGTCGCTCAAGCCGCTCCTCGAGGACCTGCCACCGCGGGAGAAGCGCATCCTGCTGCTGCGCTTCTTCGGCAACATGACCCAGTCCCAGATCGCGCAGGAGGTCGGCATCTCCCAGATGCACGTGTCCCGGCTGCTGGCCCGCACGCTGGCACAGCTGCGCGAGAAGCTGCTCGTCGAGGAGTAACCGCCGGTCGGCGGGTGCCCTACGGCTGCTTCCCCGCGTTGCCGGGCCCGCGGATACCGAGGGCCTGGGTGGTCGTCGGATTGACGAGCAGCACCAGCGCGGTGACGGCCACGACACCGAGCACGATGCCCGCCGGTACGGCCAGGCTGTCGGCCCGCACCATGTTGTAGGCGACCGGCAGCGCCATGATCTGCGTGATCACGGCGGGCCCCCGGCTCCAGCCCCGTCGGGCGATCAGGCCGCGGGCGGCGAGCAGCGGCAGCAGGGCGAGGACGATCAGGGTGACTCCGCCGGTGACGGCCGAGGTCCGGTCGTCGGGGTGTCCGGTGAGGCCCTCCACGAGCATCCAGCCGCCGCCGACGAGGAGCGCCAGCCCCTCCAGTGCGGCGATCGCGGCCGCCGCGGTCAGCCGGCCGGGGCGAGGGCCCGTCTCTTCGGCGGTTGCGGGGGTGGGGGTGGGGGTCTGCTCACTGCTCACCCCGAAAGGGTAGCCCTCGGCGCGCCCGCGTCCGCCGCGGTGTCCCACGTATCACGCGTGCCGTCCGCCGGTGACCATCTTCACCTCGGTCTGGGCCGGGTACCACCCAGTAGGTACCCTGCACACCATGCGTGCACTTCTCGTGGTCAATCCGGCGGCAACCACCACGAGTGCGCGCACGCGCGACGTGCTGATCCACGCGCTCGCGAGCGAGATGAAGCTGGAGGCGGTCACCACCGGGTACCGCGGCCACGCGCGCGACCTCGGCCGGCAGGCGGCACAGAGCGACGACATCGACCTGGTCGTGGCCCTCGGCGGCGACGGCACGGTGAACGAGGTCGTCAACGGTCTGCTGCACGCGGGCCCCGACCCGGAGCACCTGCCCGGTCTCGCGGTGGTCCCGGGCGGTAGCACCAACGTCTTCGCCCGCGCCCTCGGCCTGCCCAACCACGCGGTGGAGGCCACCGGAGCCCTGCTGGACGCCCTGCGCGAGGG encodes the following:
- a CDS encoding RNA polymerase sigma factor SigF yields the protein MRDEERGTRELPAEGTRSPNEARRTADGTDGIPEQARPHPEDETSPGAVVPGDGPRTGETPVRPVRAEARAREKATGGTMSEHERHSESHAPGARGTQGTRHDPQDRSGARLLFAELRTLTKDSPEYAELRNRLVRMHLPLVEHLARRFRNRGEPLDDLTQVATIGLIKSVDRFDPERGVEFSTYATPTVVGEIKRHFRDKGWAVRVPRRLQELRLALTTATAELSQLHGRSPTVHELAEKLSISEEEVLEGLESANAYSTLSLDVPDTDDESPAVADTLGAEDEALEGVEYRESLKPLLEDLPPREKRILLLRFFGNMTQSQIAQEVGISQMHVSRLLARTLAQLREKLLVEE